The window TTCATATTCTCTGCTGAGTTTCTGAACATCACAGCTCATGAATGCAGCGCTATGTGGCAGCTGAGTGGAGAAACTCTGTTCTCTGACCTTCACTTCAGCATGTGAACACACCATCAGGAAGGATTCACAGATCTCTCTGCAATTTTAACACAGTCAAAACTCAAAACTGAAGTAACTGTAACGGAAACCAGTGCGGATGTGTTTCATTATGATGCATTAGCTATGCTAAACgagtttcaagtctctgcaagttgattttgATTGCGTACTGAAATGAATTGAAGCCAACTGACCcctggaaggaaggaaaaactcACTGCCACTTGCATAAATTGGGAAATGACCTCCAGTAATGTAAATTGTATGCACTTCATTTTACTCGACCGATGGTGCAACACTGGAACAGTCCTTTTTAAAGTCAATTTCCTAAAGAGATTCATCATCAGGAAATAATTTGTCTCAGAAAACGTTGCTGCTGTATGTCCAGTCTATAGAGAAATATTAAGAATGAAGGCGCTGTCTCAATCATGAGTAGTACATTTTGAATAGAAAGCAAATCTAAACTAATCATTGTGTAAACATACCTGGTTAATCTCATTTTTTCCACAGTTTGGTTGGACCCATGTGACTCTGCTGATTGTAGTGACTCAGTCTCATCTTATCATTCACAATCTGTTTGAGGGCATGATCTGGTGAGTAAACAGTCCCTTCATCTCCTCTTATACTGTACAGCTTAGCTTGGCCTGCAGAATAATGGCTTCTTCTCTCTAGTAATGTCTACTTGTGACGTAAAATGTCATTATGTGGAAATTTGTACCTACAAATTTGTAATCAATTTGTAGGTCTTGTACCTAAATGCTGCATCTATACATAATTATCCAGTCAAATTGATAACTTTTCAAATTTGCTTCATaaagcatatttttatttattctcatatatatgtatgactGATGAAAACTCGTCTTTGTCTGAATAGGTTCATCGTGCCCATTTCCTGTGTGATCTGTAATGACATTATGGCCTACATGTTTGGTTTCTTCTTCGGCCGCACGCCTCTCATCAAGGTTGGTCATAATCATTCACAGTAGCTGCATAAACATTCAACTCAAACACCAGATGTCTACGttatttttctccagtagaACACACATTACTGCCCAATACTTGAAGCTTCTGTTCGTAATGCCAGAGCAAATCAGTAGAGAGTGACAAACATAATCCAAGAGGTTTGGTTATTGACAGGACACATTTAAGGCTCAAGTGCACGGAAAGCGTCTCAGGAGTGTTTTGAAGTACACCTATTGTTTTAAACTGCCAAATGAGCACCAAAAGCATTATGAAGCGCGTCAAACTGCCTTGACGTCTGTATCTCCAACATTGTTTCAATTTTGGAACCTCAAATGAGGACCCAGTgaccaaagctgttttttctgcagCTGAAGAAGAGAGATAGCATGAGCGAGCTGAAAGCACaattgagaaagagagagagagaaacagcgCTGCGGTGGTTGAGCAAAGAGAATCTGGCTCAATCCATCTAGGCATCAAtcaaatctgatgcctgcagtgcACCATAGGAGCACCAAATGAGACGCATCAATTATCGATTTCAGTGCGTCTGGGCCTTAAGTATCTTGTGGTACATGGTGATATCATAAACTTTTCTTTAACACCTTGATTGTGTCCTCTACAGCTGTCGCCTAAAAAGACATGGGAGGGATTCATCGGTGGATTCTTCTCCACCATTGTGTTTGGGATCATGGTAAGATGTGGTTTTACCTTGCTCCCTGATAGAAAATTCAACTTCTCCTGGTCTGATCCTCATACCACAATGctgacattttcacacaagtttctaaaatatcttttaatctTTGAAAATACGTTCAACAGAACCACGTGTAACATCTTGATTAGTTCCTtatctcattttctgtcatagCAGCCACTTTTAATGTCTTATGCTAATAgcataactaactaactaataaactttatttagtAAATGAAAAGCTTTCCAAGTTATCTTGCTAGTTGCTAAACACTATATTTGTATAAAAGATTGAAAAATTTGGGTAAAATATTCATTATCATATTCAAACACATAGTTCATAGACACATCTGgcaaacatacaaacagcatTGTCAGCCACCATTGAGCTACTTTGAATGTGTCTCACTTGTGAGTTCCCAGTCGATGGAGTCTGCACTGTCCAGCAGGTGAGGGATGCAGCTGTAAGTGATGACACTTCAGAATAACTGAACTTTGCTCTCCTCCCAGCTCTCCTATGTGATGGCAGGCTGGCGCTACTTTGTTTGTCCAGTGGAGTTCAACAATGACTCCAACAGTTTCCAGGTGGACTGTGAGCCATCAGAGCTTTTCCAGCTCCAGGACTACGCCCTGCCCAGCGTCCTGGAGTCTGTCACTGGATGGGTAAGATGCAAATATTTATGttgcaaataattattttcatacatGTCAGGATGTAGTTGGTACTTtcagtatataaagtataaaatttTGAAATAGATAAAAATGTGGAGGAACCATTTGTCAGGCAGTCCCACTGTCTAATGCTGGTCTGAATATGACTCATCTAACgcttccttctcctctccacagACCACAGTGCGTCTCTATCCGTTCCAGATCCACAGCATTGCTCTGTCCTCATTTGCCTCCATTGTGGGACCCTTCGGTGGCTTCTTTGCCAGCGGCTTCAAGAGAGCCTTCAAGATCAAGGTAGGGATGAAGCACACCTTAATGTTGACCTTGAGGAGGCCCTCAGTACCTCAGTAACCAACCATGTCTTGACTATCTGTATCTGcactgtcagtctgtcagagtgtggggggggggggggggggggggtttgttgtCATATGTGGGGGCATATGACAGACTCATCAGCCACACActtctccgttctctgttaaatagcggctgagattgacactgaaatgagaattgctggtccaccttaaaagtctgtccaccttaagtgagcctggtcaagttaagctaacgcgctgttgctaacttcggggcttACCCCCTTCGATAGATGAGTATTttcttgaggagctgcagcatttactAACTGACAcgcatttactgccagattgacaacttactgctaaacttttcctctgctctgcctgcCCTCTGCGCTCGCACAACTacacacgcacatttacacacacatacaccgaCACGCGCACTGCCTTATTAGAGGAGTGAGGATGACTAAAAAATCCACAATGACGTAGGGTGTTGCACAGTGTGCAAGAGAAAATCATTAATGATcgtctgaaattttagcagcggcgctcataattttgcagcgGCGGTGCGGTAAAAAATGGTATTGTGCTTAATTGCATACATCATATTTCATGTCTTATTTTACATCTGTTAATGTCATTAATAATGCTGTCTACTGTGTATTATGTTTAGAGGCATAGTCCAactctttgctttgtcttttcagGATTTTGCCAACACTATCCCAGGTCACGGTGGCATTATGGACAGATTCGACTGCCAGTACCTCATGGCCACATTTGTTAATGTCTACATTGCTAGCTTCATCAGGTAAACATAACATCTGTATGAAATCATTACTCTTGAATATGTTACATGTATAGTATTTGCCCTATTGTCAGATTTTAACAACCATGCGTGCACTGTAATGCTCTACACAATAGTTGTTTTGACTGAATAAAGAGACAGGATTGTAATGACTCTAATGatagatcccctccagacatgttttaagacatataccAGTATTCTGCTTTGAGtcataatgtgtgtctgatatggatTTTCCACAGAAATTAACTggttaaaaatccttaaaatgacatctactccttctctctcattgaaaaatccaaaatctattaatatgtacatatttttcatttcaaaagttaagCTGCTcgacacaagatgtctccttcttcactcttaagtccattctcagtgtttgtgcactgcaggcTTCCACATGGCATGtgtataagttgcatactggaccatgattagcttccaaactatttgtaaTGTCACAGATCATGCTCATAGTTAcacgtcttaaactcagatttaaggtgagcagagaaactttctactttcagcagTTGATGTGGCTTCCATAAAGTGGTACAACTCCATAGTGGATGTGTAGGTCGTGAACAGGGCTTATTCTAACATAACCAGTAAACCCTCAAAACAATGTAAGTAGTGAATTATTTGCTAACTCTTAGCTTTGAACATTGTTACCATTATTAGCTGTATGCACATGGCTTCAtcatgtggagaaatccaaagctcGGCAGACCTGCTGTGCCTTTGTTGCTTAACTATGATTGGACAAACACTGGTCGGAGGAGGGGTTTAATGAACAGTCAGTTCTCCTTAGTTCATTTTGGATAGAGGATGTATGTTTGATTGTCTGTCTGATTCCTCCCAGGGGCCCCAACCCCAGCAAGGTGATCCAGCAGCTCCTTGCCCTCCGTGCTGATCAGCAGCTCCACATCTTCAACTCCCTGAAGGCTCACCTGATAGAGAAGGGCCTGCTACCAGCACTGGAGGAGGCTGCCGCCTAGAGCCAGCCGCAGCCACACTGGCTCGCCCCGAAGgcaggaaaggaggagggaacCACCCGGGGGCTCTGTGCAGCCCCGGAGCTCTGGGAGACTTGCAGTGCTTCGCGTGAGCGAGAACAcatccaagaaaaaaaagaaaactacaaaaaactACAGCCTTGGGTCATTCCATGTCATTTGGGTATGAGAGTTGTGTGCGTTCATACAGTGCGtgagtcatgtttctgacaTCAGTGTTTTCAGGTTGAGTTAGTGAATTACTGTTACACATTTCCATTATAGCCAGCGTGTATCTATCCACACTGTTGAACAATATGTTGGTCAGCTGTACATTTCTACCTGTATACAGGATATCCTCTATATACCtattaatgtgtgttaatattttattgtactttttttgtttttgttttaatgcacTGCTCTCAACATCGTTACTCACTGTATTGTTACCCTGCTgcaccccctcccccctttgttttaatttccttGGTTGTGATTGTTTCTATTT of the Thunnus maccoyii chromosome 9, fThuMac1.1, whole genome shotgun sequence genome contains:
- the cds2 gene encoding phosphatidate cytidylyltransferase 2, translated to MTELRHRGARDTDPTLQQQPSEDRGSDSELKVEKDGVSDSDSKVDSGVPEVPVPPDDTPEVLNKALSGLSSRWKNWWVRGILTLAMISFFFFIIYLGPMVLMMIVLCVQIKCFHEIIMIGYSVYHSYHLPWFRTLSWYFLLCVNYFFYGETVTDYFFTLVQREEPLRILSKYHRFISFALYLTGFCMFVLSLVKKHYRLQFYMFGWTHVTLLIVVTQSHLIIHNLFEGMIWFIVPISCVICNDIMAYMFGFFFGRTPLIKLSPKKTWEGFIGGFFSTIVFGIMLSYVMAGWRYFVCPVEFNNDSNSFQVDCEPSELFQLQDYALPSVLESVTGWTTVRLYPFQIHSIALSSFASIVGPFGGFFASGFKRAFKIKDFANTIPGHGGIMDRFDCQYLMATFVNVYIASFIRGPNPSKVIQQLLALRADQQLHIFNSLKAHLIEKGLLPALEEAAA